The bacterium genomic sequence CTATTCTTGGGTGTTTAAATTCGGTAGTTGTCCCGTTTAATTCATAGAGAATATCAACACATTGATCATCTTCTGTATCTCCACCGGTAACCAGGATCCCTCCGGCCCCATATTTCAAAAGCTGCTGGACTTTTTGGGCTTCATCACCGTTTTTGTTGCTCATCAGATTACTCAGTGCTTCAAGCTCATCACGGTTTGGTGTGAGAAGGGCTGTCCAGGGCAAAACTTTTTCCAAAATAGTTGCGGCAGTATCCTCAGTGGATAGAGCTGACCCCGGTGTGGATCTCATGACGGGATCTACGACAATGGGAATACCTGAACCTTTTATTCTGGCAAGGGGAACCTCAAGGGCTTTGGCTGTGGAAGCTTCTCCCAGAAGCCCTATCTTGACCGCTCCAATACCAGGAAGATCTGAAAGTGCTGTTAAGATCGATTCGTTGATGATATCCGGGTCCACGGAATTGATGCTCATGGCTCCTCCATCGCCCTGGACCGTGACCGCCGTGATGGAACATCGGGCCGGGGAGCCCAGATCGTTGAGTACACGGAGATCGACCTGCATCCCTGCCGCAGCGCTGCTGTCAGACGCGGAAATTAAAAGGACAGGTTTGTCCAGTGCAGAGTGTAGAGTGTAGTGTGTAGAGTTTTTTTTCAACATCAAACCTCGGTATCAGTGAACGGTGAAGAGTGAATAGT encodes the following:
- a CDS encoding hydroxymethylpyrimidine/phosphomethylpyrimidine kinase; this encodes MLKKNSTHYTLHSALDKPVLLISASDSSAAAGMQVDLRVLNDLGSPARCSITAVTVQGDGGAMSINSVDPDIINESILTALSDLPGIGAVKIGLLGEASTAKALEVPLARIKGSGIPIVVDPVMRSTPGSALSTEDTAATILEKVLPWTALLTPNRDELEALSNLMSNKNGDEAQKVQQLLKYGAGGILVTGGDTEDDQCVDILYELNGTTTEFKHPRIGERPPRGTGCALSTAIAVHLGRGIPMVEAVSNSIEYVTGLIEKAVVVGDQLLLFPGRK